Proteins encoded together in one Quercus lobata isolate SW786 chromosome 3, ValleyOak3.0 Primary Assembly, whole genome shotgun sequence window:
- the LOC115980847 gene encoding pectinesterase 2-like has translation MAARKHRTAMVAKRKVKNISANDVLIKGISIVNSAGSEGGQAVALRTAGDNIAVYQCSIKGYQDTLLTAYGQQFFRESEIYGTVDFIFGDANVVFQNCMIYVRKPIHGQVNVITAQGRGEPKKTGTVLHNCSIIADKELEPYTMEVKTFLGRPWLDYSQTIVVECFLGDLIDPEGWLKFNGDVALSTFYYVEYGNRGPRADTKGRITWPGYNIVNNSNDVQEYTVNRFINGTNWLPRMGVPFVPRFIN, from the exons ATGGCAGCTCGGAAGCACAGAACAGCAATGGTAGCAAAAAGGAAAGTGAAAA ATATTAGTGCCAATGATGTACTGATCAAAGGCATATCTATTGTGAATTCGGCTGGATCAGAAGGTGGCCAAGCTGTGGCTTTGAGGACTGCAGGGGATAACATAGCGGTCTACCAATGCTCTATCAAAGGATATCAAGACACTTTACTTACCGCATATGGGCAAcaattttttagagagagtgagATATATGGTAcagtagatttcatttttggagATGCCAatgttgtttttcaaaattgcaTGATTTATGTGAGGAAACCAATCCATGGCCAAGTTAATGTAATAACAGCCCAAGGTCGAGGGGAGCCAAAGAAGACTGGAACAGTGCTACACAACTGTTCTATTATTGCAGACAAGGAATTAGAGCCCTATACAATGGAGGTCAAGACATTCTTAGGAAGGCCTTGGTTGGACTATTCTCAAACAATAGTCGTGGAGTGCTTTCTTGGTGACCTCATTGACCCCGAAGGATGGCTTAAGTTCAATGGTGATGTTGCCTTGTCTACATTTTATTATGTGGAATATGGGAACCGAGGCCCTAGGGCAGATACCAAAGGAAGGATTACATGGCCTGGTTACAACATTGTCAACAACTCTAATGATGTCCAAGAATACACTGTAAATAGGTTCATAAATGGAACTAATTGGCTCCCACGTATGGGGGTTCCATTTGTGCCTCGTTTTATAAATTAG